The following proteins are co-located in the Solea solea chromosome 21, fSolSol10.1, whole genome shotgun sequence genome:
- the pms2 gene encoding mismatch repair endonuclease PMS2: MSDPCYEPAGAIKAIDKTSVHQICSGQVVLTLSTAVKELVENGIDAGATNIDVKLKECGVELVEVSDNGKGVDEANFEGLTLKHHTSKLREFSDLTHVETFGFRGEALSSLCALSDLSVVTCHESSQVGTKLVFDHRGHMVQRSPHPRQQGTTVSLQQLFSTLPVRHKEFQRNIKKEYTKMLHVLQAYCIISTGVRITCSNQNEKGKRSTVLGTNGSQSMRDNIGAIFGPKQLQSLLPFQQVSPSGSIIEEYGLNDTDLPKQLFTITGFVSRSDHGVGRSATDRQFFFINNRPCDPLKVTKIVNEVYHMYNRHQYPFVALNIAVASDCVDVNVTPDKRQILLQEEKLLLATLKTSLISMYEAGVNKISLNYMHMATSSVTCRVVPSSKNMPEPGDAVEPATMQSPKISLNLAGLKAAFSSQNSSGLGSKSGSSKAVGSSSNGPAQKTLQSFFKGSDKSSASNSSSKSPLKCGKDLAKCSPVGKSVLDGFKYRNESCDDTDPDRVEISSPQPVTDTQRVKDEEFEETSDYSQTVPEVPEIKAEPCTTKEDGSMSPDAKRARKDYPHLPTEHKSYSFLNNSDGSSSTKVDAPVSLQKRTVTLKFSLQELEGKMRRLKEQQKPSDELLFRRFRAKINPGENQSAEEELKKEISKDMFKEMEIIGQFNLGFIITKLNSDIFMIDQHATDEKYNFEMLQQHSALQGQKLIVPQKLHLTAVSENVLMENIEIFRKNGFEFLIDEEAQMMERVKLVSLPTSKNWTFGPADIEELIFMLSDSPGVMCRPSRVRQMFASRACRKSVMIGTALSVGEMKKLVGHMGEIEHPWNCPHGRPTMRHLANLDIISPD, encoded by the exons ATGTCCGACCCCTG TTATGAACCTGCAGGAGCCATCAAGGCCATTGACAAGACCTCAGTGCATCAGATCTGCTCAGGACAGGTGGTGCTGACTTTATCCACAGCTGTCAAAGAGCTGGTGGAGAACGGCATTGACGCAGGAGCCACCAACATTG ATGTGAAGCTGAAGGAATGTGGAGTTGAGCTTGTGGAAGTGTCAGACAACGGCAAAGGTGTCGATGAGGCCAACTTTGAAGGACTGA CACTCAAGCATCACACGTCAAAGCTCAGAGAGTTCTCCGATCTCACCCACGTGGAAACGTTTGGCTTCAGAGGTGAAGCACTCAGTTCTTTATGTGCTCTGag TGACCTGAGCGTGGTGACCTGTCATGAGTCCAGTCAGGTGGGCACcaagctggtgtttgaccacagAGGTCACATGGTGCAGCGGTCACCTCATCCCCGTCAGCAGGGCACCACAGTCAGTCTGCAGCAGCTCTTCTCCACTCTGCCTGTGAGACACAAAGAGTTCCAACGCAACATAAAGAAG gAATACACCAAAATGCTCCACGTCCTGCAGGCGTACTGTATCATCTCTACCGGCGTGAGAATCACCTGCTCAAACCAAAATGAGAAGGGAAAGCGCAGCACGGTCCTCGGCACCAATGGCAGCCAGAGTATGAGAGACAACATCGGAGCCATATTTGGCCCAAAACAG CTACAGAGCCTCCTGCCTTTTCAACAAGTCTCCCCTTCAGGCAGTATCATTGAAGAGTACGGACTGAATGACACTGATCTGCCCAAACAGCTTTTCAC TATCACAGGTTTTGTGTCACGCTCGGATCACGGTGTGGGGAGAAGTGCCACGGACAGACAGTTCTTTTTCATCAACAACCGACCATGTGATCCACTCAAG GTAACCAAAATTGTAAACGAAGTGTATCACATGTACAACAGACACCAGTATCCATTTGTTGCTTTGAACATAGCTGTCGCATCAG acTGTGTTGATGTGAACGTGACCCCGGACAAACGACAGATTTTACTTCAGGAGGAGAAACTCTTGCTTGCTACTCTGAAGACCTCGCTCATCAGCATGTACGAGGCTGGAGTCAATAAAATCAGCCTGAACTATATgcatatggcaacctcca GTGTCACGTGTCGGGTTGTCCCGTCCAGTAAGAACATGCCAGAACCTGGAGACGCTGTGGAACCAGCAACGATGCAGAGCCCAAAGATCTCACTGAACTTGGCCGGTCTAAAAGCTGCCTTCTCAAGTCAGAACAGCTCTGGTCTTGGGAGCAAATCAGGCTCATCAAAGGCTGTGGGTAGCAGCAGCAATGGTCCAGCACAGAAGACACTGCAGTCCTTTTTTAAGGGTTCTGACAAATCTTCTGCCTCCAACTCGAGCAGTAAATCACCTCTGAAATGTGGGAAAGACCTCGCTAAATGTTCCCCAGTGGGAAAATCTGTGTTGGATGGATTCAAATACAGAAATGAGTCGTGTGATGATACAGATCCAGATCGTGTGGAGATAAGTTCTCCTCAACCAGTCACTGACACCCAAAGAGTAAAAGATGAAGAGTTTGAAGAAACATCAGACTATAGTCAGACTGTTCCTGAAGTGCCAGAGATAAAAGCTGAACCATGCACTACAAAAGAGGACGGGAGCATGAGTCCAGACGCCAAACGGGCCAGGAAAGATTATCCACATCTCCCCACAGAACACAAATCTTATTCTTTCTTAAATAATTCTGATGGATCATCTTCCACTAAAGTAGATGCTCCAGTTTCCTTACAGAAGAGGACAGTGACTCTGAAGTTCTCCTTACAAGAGCTGGAAGGGAAAATGAGGAGGTTGAAGGAGCAACAGAAGCCCAGTGACGAGTTACTCTTCAGACGTTTCAGGGCCAAGATCAACCCTGGAGAAAACCAGAGTGCGGAGGAAGAGCTGAAGAAGGAGATCAG TAAAGACATGTTCAAAGAGATGGAGATCATCGGTCAGTTCAACCTGGGCTTCATCATCACCAAACTCAACTCGGACATCTTCATGATCGACCAACACGCCACAGATGAGAAGTACAACTTTGagatgctgcagcagcactCGGCGCTTCAGGGACAGAAACTCATCGT CCCACAGAAACTTCACCTCACTGCTGTCAGTGAGAacgtcctcatggagaacatTGAGATTTTCAGGAAAAACGGCTTTGAATTTCTGATCGACGAGGAAG CTCAGATGATGGAGAGGGTGAAGCTGGTTTCTCTGCCCACGAGTAAGAACTGGACGTTCGGTCCAGCTGATATCGAGGAGCTGATCTTCATGTTGAGCGACAGTCCGGGTGTCATGTGTCGACCGTCCAGAGTCAGACAGATGTTTGCCTCCAGAGCTTGTCGGAAATCT GTGATGATCGGCACGGCACTCAGCGTCGGCGAGATGAAGAAGCTGGTGGGTCATATGGGCGAAATCGAGCATCCGTGGAACTGTCCCCACGGCAGGCCCACCATGAGACACCTCGCCAACCTGGACATCATCTCACCAGATTAA
- the eif2ak1 gene encoding eukaryotic translation initiation factor 2-alpha kinase 1, whose translation MYNTSCNSGVLRSEECSSDVSSNIWHFNNLKSTRRHEASSSLLSLATEDDEDVHFDTSDSDNNHELLMASRHYPSIQEFASAIPNHLLLGSLLEHLCFVYESNPARAHVLFKVIGQRLAAMNLLSPLAISDEFSTVRLQHNRAFTELLNAATSSLYPQSLSTNAHNPSVRPKEGLFQAQTSRYLSEFEETCRLGKGSYGNVFKVMNKLDGQYYAVKKILIKKVSKDDCMKVLREVKVLSSLQHVNVVGYHTAWMEHVQPVSYPTEPLLPALKSPGQLDSSDESSNSSNHSSSIIFQSLSQEAAACVKDSPKEDQSVKALVPAQDMGQAMCPKSMHRIPENYVPCVFLGQRLTPNGSKCPAMGLDSSVLFEDGSSGSSIELNNNFCIDKECKPWTDKHTTNSSKEVQFHLMLYIQMQLCERSLKDWITERNAKPRDEQTSKGPYGCVDVEHTLRLLRNILEGVDYIHSRGIMHRDLKPRNIFLHAQDCHVRIGDFGLACSKIITEGHKSTTSPISDSSLTTGVGTFVYAAPEQMNGSHYDSKSDMYSVGVLALELFQPFGTEMERVRTLGDVKDGKIPDSFCQRWPVLAKYITRLTSKDPSVRPTAGQLLQSKLFCSKDTVIHGLQRKVEEQEEEIMQLRRQISQLQTSQVTVHFSDSDKT comes from the exons ATGTACAATACGTCATGTAACAGCGGTGTGCTGCGGTCGGAGGAATGTTCCAGTGATGTTAGTAGTAACATTTGGCACTTCAACAACCTTAAATCCACCAGGAGGCACGAGGCTAGTTCTAGCCTGCTAAGTTTAGCCACTGAGGACGACGAGGATGTCCATTTTGACA CCTCGGACTCAGATAATAACCATGAGCTGTTAATGGCAAGTAGACATTACCCATCCATCCAGGAGTTTGCCTCAGCCATTCCCAACCACCTGCTCCTGGGGTCACTGCTGGAGCACCTATGCTTCGTCTACGAGAGTAACCCGGCACGTGCACATGTGCTGTTTAAAG TCATTGGCCAGCGTTTAGCAGCCATGAACCTCCTCTCACCGCTGGCCATAAGTGATGAGTTCAGCACCGTCAGACTGCAGCACAACCGGGCCTTCACAGAGCTGCTCAACGCTGCCACCTCCTCATTGTACCCACag AGTCTtagcacaaacgcacacaatcCTTCTGTAAG GCCTAAGGAGGGACTTTTTCAGGCGCAGACGTCACGGTATCTCAGCGAGTTTGAAGAAACCTGCCGACTTGGGAAAGGATCATATGGGAACGTTTTTAAG GTTATGAATAAACTTGACGGACAGTATTACGCCGTGAAGAAGATTCTCATCAAAAAAGTCTCAAAGGACGACTGTATGAAG gtCCTCAGAGAAGTGAAAGTGTTGTCCAGCCTGCAGCATGTTAATGTTGTGGGATATCACACTGCATGGATGGAACATGTTCAGCCAGTGTCAT ACCCTACAGAGCCTCTACTTCCTGCACTGAAGTCACCTGGACAACTGGACAG TTCTGATGAGAGTTCCAACAGCAGCAACCacagctcctccatcatcttTCAAAGCCTCAGTCAAGAAGCAGCTGCATGTGTCAAAGACTCTCCAAAAGAGGACCAGTCCGTCAAAGCTTTAGTTCCAGCTCAAGACATGGGCCAGGCAATGTGTCCCAAGAGCATGCATCGCATCCCTGAGAACTATGTTCCCTGCGTGTTCCTGGGACAGCGGCTTACCCCAAATGGCTCCAAATGTCCTGCCATGGGTTTGGACAGCTCGGTTCTGTTTGAGGATGGGTCCAGCGGGAGCAGCATTGAGCTGAACAACAACTTCTGTATCGACAAAGAGTGTAAGCCGTGGACggataaacacacaacaaattCTTCTAAAGAG gtTCAGTTTCACCTGATGCTCTACATCCAGATGCAGCTGTGTGAGCGTTCACTGAAGGACTGGATCACAGAGAGAAACGCCAAGCCCAGAGATGAACAAACTTCAAAAG GTCCGTATGGATGTGTTGATGTCgaacacacactcagactgtTGAGAAACATACTTGAAGGGGTGGACTACATTCACTCCAGAGGAATCATGCATCGAGACCTGAAG cCAAGGAACATTTTCCTCCACGCTCAGGATTGTCACGTTCGAATCGGAGACTTTGGTTTGGCCTGTAGCAAAATAATCACAGAAGGTCATAAAAGCACCACATCTCCCATCAGTG ATTCCTCACTCACCACTGGTGTTGGAACATTTGTGTATGCTGCCCCGGAACAAATGAACGGCTCCCATTACGATTCGAAG TCGGACATGTATAGCGTCGGAGTGCTGGCTCTGGAGCTGTTCCAGCCCTTTGGGACGGAGATGGAGCGAGTGCGGACGCTCGGAGACGTGAAAGACGGGAAAATCCCTGACTCGTTCTGCCAAAGGTGGCCGGTCCTGGCAAAATACATCACGAGGCTCACGAGTAAAGATCCAAGTGTTCGTCCAACAGCCGGGCAGCTTCTACAGAGCAAACTGTTCTGCAGCAAAGACACG GTGATCCATGGTTTGCAGAGGAAGGTtgaagagcaggaggaggagatcaTGCAGCTGAGGCGACAGATCAGTCAGCTCCAGACCTCACAAGTCACAGTTCATTTCTCAGACTCGGACAAAACCTGA
- the LOC131448377 gene encoding ankyrin repeat domain-containing protein 61-like, which translates to MLEEQEEHDNRSDNHIHFDDEFYSAIMDEDLERIEDLSEKHGSNICIQVRRGARGRIFFKGLKILPLHLAACYRQVKSMQSLLSSGADPEVRDQLGRTTLHLVITSWPRIPKTSPKPHSKLQPAAINTMHGNAEACLRLLCEHGVDISAKVEGNREETALHLSVRCAAQSAVQILTSYGANVNAVDKSGMTPLHMAAGTLHKDIIGSLIKQGADINKAVEHTGNTALHLAAVATAMKTTNTLENDNSCISALLEHGAEPNTENKAGLTPVHEVCSMGNKELVDLLLRYGANIDKPSRAGENCLFLFLNHRPNVSNSSLLVKLLSLTSPLTLYNHNGHLPSTLTLPCFFKQREQLLKLSQQPRRLQDICKRHIYLKHVRDEGGELKEMLPERLYDFVFTCWENIHDISFVSEDEQDSLSHIFEGTPS; encoded by the exons ATGCTGGAGGAGCAGGAAGAACATGACAACAGGAGCGATAACCATATTCACTTTGACGATGAGTTCTATAGTGCCATCATGGACGAGGACTTGGAGCGTATCGAGGATCTGTCAGAAAAGCATGGGAGCAACATTTGCATCCAGGTACGACGCGGAGCACGCGGGAGGATTTTTTTCAAG GGCCTGAAGATCCTCCCTCTTCACCTGGCTGCCTGTTACCGACAAGTGAAGAGCATGCAGAGCCTCCTGTCATCAGGAGCCGACCCTGAAGTGAG GGACCAGCTTGGTCGAACCACGTTACACCTGGTGATCACCAGCTGGCCGAGGATCCCCAAGACTTCGCCCAAACCGCATTCCAAGTTGCAGCCCGCTGCGATCAACACCATGCATGGGAATGCGGAGGCCTGTTTACGGCTCCTCTGTGAACATGGTGTCGACATCAGCGCAAAG GTGGAGGGAAATCGCGAGGAGACGGCTCTCCACCTCTCAGTACGTTGCGCCGCACAGTCTGCCGTCCAGATTCTCACCAGCTACGGTGCCAATGTCAACGCGGTGGACAAGAGTGGGATGACGCCCCTGCATATGGCCGCCGGGACCCTCCATAAGGACATTATAGGCAGCTTAATCAAGCAGGGAGCAGACATCAACAAG gCAGTGGAGCACACTGGAAACACTGCCCTGCACCTTGCTGCTGTGGCCACAGCTATGAAAACCACCAACACACTGGAAAACGACAACAGCTGTATCTCTGCGCTGCTGGAACACGGAGCCGAGCCCAACACCGAGAACAAGGCCGGGCTTACACCCGTACACGAGGTGTGCAGCATGGGCAACAAGGAGCTGGTGGACCTGCTGCTCAGATACGGAGCCAACATCGATAAGCCCAGCCGTGCGGGGGAGaactgtctgtttctgttcctgAACCACAGGCCTAACGTGAGCAACAGCTCGCTGCTGGTCAAACTCCTCAGCCTGACATCTCCGCTCACCCTCTACAACCACAACGGTCACCTGCCGTCAACACTGACACTGCCCTGTTTCTTCAAGCAGCGAGAGCAGCTACTGAAGCTCAGCCAGCAGCCGCGGAGACTTCAGGATATTTGTAAGAGACATATTTATCTGAAACATGTCCGAGATGAGGGAGGGGAGTTGAAAGAAATGCTGCCAGAGAGGCTGTATGACTTTGTCTTCACCTGCTGGGAGAACATTCACGACATCTCCTTTGTGAGTGAAGATGAACAAGACTCTTTGAGTCACATATTTGAAGGTACTCCGAGCTGA